From Centroberyx gerrardi isolate f3 chromosome 15, fCenGer3.hap1.cur.20231027, whole genome shotgun sequence:
GTTAAAAGGGGATCTGATTGTGAAACATATACTGATTAACTTGCTGTACAAATTTGTCAGTGGGCCCAAGGCTTCTCTAATTTTGGACCAAATTTGGTGCACAACATTATTGGACTGATATACATAAGAGTTTATAGGTTCACGGCATATTACAATCCTCTAACTGCCTTGTTTTGCCATTTGTATTGTGTGTTAGATGTCAGAACTGGCTGAATATGTGGGATCTCTTGAAGCCAGCTTATGAAGAATatggaaatagaaaaaaatgcttCCAGCAAACAAGATGATGTAGCAATTGAGAAGATAGTTTGGAGATCTACAGTCTCACAGTCACCTAGATTTAGTGAAAATgtggtatatactgtatctccaAGATTCTAATGTTAAATGTCTTCTGAATCAGTGCAATCAGTGTAATTTCATCTGCCTCCTTTGTGTATTCCAGTCACATGTGCATGGTGATGCGAGGTGTGCAGAAGATGAACTCCAAGACTGTAACAAGTGTCATGCTGGGAGCCTTCCAAGAAGATCCCAAGACCCGCGAGGAGTTCCTCGCTCTCACAAGGAAGTGAGAAGTTTGAACCTCAGCAGGCAGTTCCACACAAGGAAATGTCCACAGTTTTAACTTGCAACACAGTCCCACCTTTTGATTTTCCCCAtgtgtatctctcttttttatttaaagtgGATTGCTGTTTCACCTTTCTTCATTTGGGATTTTTGGTGGGTTTGACATAAGTTGATACTTTGTCATATGgcttatctaaaaaaaataataaaataataataataataataaaaaaatcaccattGGAATGTAAAGTCTGCATGGTACTTATTGTTGACAGAATTTAtgttatttcattgtattgCTCCATTTAGCTGTACTTCATGACATTAACTCAACTTCAGCTTTAATGGGGCCATTAAAAATGTGAGTTGTTTGTAATTAATTGGTTCATGAGTTAGTTCTTCAGAATTAACAATGGGTGCAGATATTTTATTGATGCAAGGCTACAGGGTGATTCAGCTACAATTTACAATGCTAATTTAAAGATGTTTCTGCAACTAAAAGTAAAGCAGATTCTCATTTTGCTGATGAACAGTTTTTGTATCATTCCAGGGTCATATTGTATGCTTTCGAAGTACGGTGACCTAGTGGTTACAGAgaccaggtcaaaggtcacaggtttgttGCCCCCACCTCACTGTAAATCCCTCTGATAAGAATGTCAGCTGAATGTATAAAATGTAAGTGTAAATCATCAATCTATAGGCCAACTGAGAGGCAATATAGGGTTTTGACCTTAATTTTATGGTACATTATATGTCTATGACTTTTTAGTCAGTTTCTCAAAGTCTATCCAATGCTTTATATGTGCGCATCTAACTCTTTCCTGTATCTTGTGTAGGGTTACTGAAACTTTCAGGCCAGTTGTACAGAAACATCTCTCATTTATTCAGAAACAGGCTTTAATAACAGCTTCAAAGCCTTGAAACTGACAGACGTGTTTTTTCAGTGGAGCGCGAGTGAGTTAAATGTACAAGTTTCAAATCTGGTTTTGTTTGACTCAGACAAAACCTAATTAGGCTCAGAGGAGTGGAAACATTCAAAACCTTGAAATGGACTTAGACATACATGTGTGTTGTGCTGCTTCAATTAAACTGGAGTGATAATAGCAGCAAATCCTAGTAATAACCAGCATATCGAACAGCATCTAcattgtttgtgtctgtaaaaAGCAGGATTTTAGACGCGGTTTGAAAGTGAGTGAGGTATCTACTGTACTGACATTGATGAACCTCATGAACTCATTGAGTGTTGTGTGCcaaaaagtaaatatttgctaccaaagtgaaatgttGTTCGAGCGTTACCTTAGTTTGTAACCAGCTGACCTGCTGATAGAGATTCTTTGAAGAAAGAGTTCATGTGAGGCAAACTGGAATTCCTTTAACCCTTCAGTCAATGCGTCAAATCGATGGAAATGTCTGGGAAAAAGGCTGAAACCACATGTGAAATGTATCAAACGTACAGCATCATGAGTTGAATTCCACAATCCAACTTAACTTCAATTTACACAACACGTTTGACACAGCCGACCTGGGAGGGAACCAATTGATCTTGGTCTTGGGACCTATAATTTTAACGCTGAGACCGGGGGGGCATCACAGCCCCTCTAAATACAAAATGGGCCCCCAGGCATTCAGATCTGAATGACTGACCAGTGTAGTTTGTAAAACATCTGTACTATCTTGCAATCTCAAGCTATGTCATGGGCATGTTCAATCATCAAACTTTATTGCAATGTTTCAttgaataaatgtaatttatgAATAAATGTAGGCCTAATTTCCCATCATTCTTGCTGCTACATCATGGTGAAAAGAATGAAGCCCGATTCTTTACTTAAATTGTAAGATTAAGTGTCAGACTGTATTCTCTTATGATGACTTGACACACCCCTGAAAAGATGTCACTTAGTGTGTGTTAGCTTGGAGAATAATGTTAGCTAAGATGCCTGATCACAAAAGTGGTGCCAAAAAAAGTTCAGTCAGTCACACTTTACCATAAGTTGCTCCATTGTTATGTTGGGGATTTTATTACTATTTGAGTCAAATAGGTTTGAAATCCTGTGTGCCCACCCTTATTGCCTTACTCACCTTTCATTTCTAGAAACTAACCAAATGAACTAAAAGTGGCCGCATCACTTCATCTGACACCTGGCTTTTTTCCAAATCTGACATCTTGCAGAAAAAGAAGCAGATTTTTCCAGTTCTGTACTCAGGCTGGGAAAATGCatgtggggaaagtgaatgggTAAGACTCCATTTTctgcccctgagcaaggcacttaaccctcGACTCCTACAATAAGAGTGTCCCAACAGCAGAAGCAGAGCTCTCAGATGTGATTGTGTGAAAcggtatgaatgtgaagcagaacaGTAATTAAATAGAGCGTGCAAACCCCTCCCTGGATCAggtacgaaaaaaaaaaaaaaaaaaaagatggagataTTCTAGAGTAAAGATGTGGCCAGCAAGTGGCGCTCATGCTTTAGAGATGAACACAACTCATCCTTGTACAGATTGAGTAGTAACATCAGGAGAAAACTGAAGAAATACCtcaccaattaaaaaaaaaaaaatgcaatcttaACATACATTTCCTGAAGAAAGCATATGAACGTTAAATATGTGTCTTCATATAACCTCATAGCTGAATTCTGGTGACCTGCTTAACAAGTCAAGCCAGTGATGTCTGAGCCATTACGAACATGAACACAGTCAGTTCCAGAAATAAACACTGCAAAAGTTAATTTCACAAATTGCGGTCCGCGGCCAATCCCGCTCCTCTCCCCAAATTAAACCCTCCAAGCCGGCTTATTAACACAGTAAACACATTTAttgagaagagaggagcatcAAGGGGAGAATGCATCGGCGGCTGCGGCACTTAGACCCTCGATCCTGAGGGTGGACCTCAAACGACACGTAAGCAAGCGAAACGAGTCTCTTGAGCGAGAAAGTCCTTCACCCTGCAGTCCACTTCGCTGTTCAGGGTCAAGAGACGGCACACAGCGCAGgccgggacagagagaggggagcaccAGTTACATTAAAGCTTTAATCAATCAACACGTCCGATTCTGAGCAGAACATTAAATGTCATAGAAGTCGTTTTTTTAGCAAATGTTGGCACCTTtgattaatataaaaaaaaaaaaaaaaaaaaaaaaccttagaAAAAGCCAATAAATGCATAAAGACAAGGAGAGCCTGCACTTCGGATGTTTGGCTTGCGAGGAAAGTTCAGTCACACTTTGCCATAAATTGCTCCATCGTTAgttgaggctttttttttttactatttgaGCCATGTAGGTTTGAAATCCTGTTATACCTCATATATAACCTCAATTTCTACTTAAAACATAGTAGAATGTGATTTTATTACAATTAATTCCTATGGGATATCCTGTTTCTATTGTTGCTGAACAGAAATGACAGGATTGGTACATGGATGGTGGTCAATATGTGTTTCCTCAGATTGTAAATACCCTTCGCTGttatgtgaaaacctcgtagCTCCGATTTTGGTGCTttttgaaggattacatggttgtGTATGGGctatgaaaccctttcagaaCCCATtggatgaactcaaaaatgcatggtgctCAAGCTACAAACAGCTGTTTTCCTTGATTGCTGATAAGCTGACATTTGGGAGATACGAGGTTTCCACCCGTAACAGTCACAGGAGTGCTGGACTACGGTCAGATGGTGGACTGTGCTCGTACTACAGTGCCTGATGGGAAAGTGTGCGTGTTCTGTGCTTCAATCGGCCTTGTTTCCGGGGGAGAGGGGTGGCGTTCAGAGGCAGAGGGATGTGCTTTGTCGTGCGGGGTCATGAGGGGACGCGGACTGTGCTTCGTGTTGTGcatcagatatacagtattaggTCATCTTAGCCACCTGACGGTGACGAGAACGTGTGCATTTGATTCTTTGGGCATCGGATATGAAACGAAATGAGACACCATGTGGAAAAacgtgacacctactcttaaaTAATGATGGATAACAAAAAAATGATAGTACTTTTTAAATCACAGTATGTAAATGtaatacttttacagactggatcatctatattttagagatattgaatcaTAAACTTCAGATAATATATATTttggatatatagtgttttggaatagacCTCTTCATTTCTAACGTCTGCGCTGGCAAGCCACACTACAAAAATCATAGGGTTTTCATAAGGGTTGGGAGGAAAAACAATACTCTCCAAGTATAAAATAATATAGTTGCGGGTCCAAAGTCTATTTTCTGAACCGCATTTCATTGGCttgtggattgtgtgtgtgtgttatcccacacacaaagcaaagcGCTTGGAGGCCAGGTGCAGAGCGCTATATAAACCATCCATTCTGTCGTTATAATCGATATGGTtacaaaaaaggaagaaaaaaaaaataaaaacccacacacacataccataaCTTAAGAGGGAAAAAATCTGCCCAAAAGCAAAATTCTCATATGTAGTTCCGTctttgaaaattaaaatttgtGAATATGAATGACTCCTTCAAGAGGTATAATTTGGAGGTCCTCAAATGACAAATAATTGGAGACAGACTTTGTGCGGCAGCAGAGTATTTGTAGCACTAGGTTGAAATCAGAAATTGTGCCCCTATACCCAGAAATCCACCTTGGGCACTATCACAGTGTCACTAAAGTCAGCCTCCCATTCATTATCAATGCCATTCCAGGCTTTTTCTCGTCAAATCAGGACGTTGGCAACTGTTAATTATTCACAAATCGAGAATCTAGCTTGAACCGTCCTAGAACTTTAGGAACAATATGAACTCTTTTCCCTTAAAACttcaaatgttctttttttgtcttgtttcatATGACAGCGTACAATAAGTTTATACAGgaaaaaggattaaaaaatgGTTATAAAAGAAGGTACTTTTGAGGCAAACACAGTCTTTCAGAAGAGATTGACTTGGGTTTTGTGCTCCTTTGGTAGTAAACTGCATCCTAAACCCCAGAGCTGGACAGCAGGAGAGAGTTGTGGCCGTTCAAGAGCGCCAACAGCTTAAAAGCAGCTCTGGTTTTGTCCTTTTCACTcctttagtctctctctctctggttctcttcGCCGTCTACGCATTTTTCCATTATCTGTCTTTTTTATGCCTTCAGTCCAGGTTTGGTTTATGGGTTTTCGTTGAATGATTTCTGGGTTTATGTATCACGTGATGAGGCAGCAGTTGATGCAGCGGGGTCCCAGTCTCCTCTTCAGcgctcccttcttcctcttggGAGCCAGGATGGCGATGATGGCCTCGTCGAACACCGTCTTCAGGCCCTTCTGGGTCAACGCTGAGCATTCCACATAGCAACATGCACCAatctgaggaggaggaaaggatggacCGTCAGTCAAAGCAATCTATCCAAACCCTGGTCTATCCAACTAGCAGTTATTTAaggctgcactaggcaagattgttctgtaaaaatacacccgtttTTATCAGTCTAaaacacaaagtggggctgcaatagagaagaacGTCCCATCTTCACTAATTGGGACTCCGTAAATtcactctatttgcccaaattaaatccTGGTGTTGGGTTTGGTTCTTTCTCCACTCACAGGtagtgacaaatcaaaattaGACCAAATTTAGATTTTAGaccaaaatacaaactgtcaaGCTGTCAACTGTCAAAATacaagctggactcaccaacgttagatattttgcctctttcgtccctttggtttccaTTGGTTTACAGCAATAACAGACTGTGTCTATCCAATGGTCAATCAGCAGTTATTTAGGATTCCTAACCCTGACATACAATATAGAGGCCAGATGATCTATGGACAACAGAGTTGCATGTAATTATGTCCAAGGCAACATTCATGACTTAAAATACTGCTGCCATTAAGTGAAATCCTTGTAACTCTAATTTGAgcgattttcatattttcaagtTTTATGACCCCATGACTCATGAAACCCATCTAAATCCTATCTGGCATTGCCAAAAATGCATGAATCCGAGTTTTAAAATGAGTCCAGATTGTCTTAATTTTTGAAAGGTTGACttgttgtgtgttgtaggtTTTCGTCTGACAGCAGCGATTAATCACGGACCACATTTGGTATGTGCATCCTACAGCCATTCGCCCCGCTGGACATCTGTGTGGAGCCAGCACGTATTCCTGGATTCTGAAGGTCTGAATTCCGAGGTCTGAATTCCGACCGTTTCACTAAAGAAATTACATTCCTACGGAGACATTCCAGGGTCAATTCAACACACAGGAATCTAACGAGACCTGACAGCTCCATTCTGCAACACTGGTGAAAAAATCAACTTCCCCCGCTCTCTATTCCTCTAACTACATATTATTTCACTGctccaggcagacagacagacaggcagacatccATACCTCCTTTGCCAGCTTCTGCCCTTGCTCAGTGGCTATGGGCTTCTCCTTCATGTCATTCAGTTTGGCAATGGTCTTGGGGTCATCACGGAGGTCAATCTGAGAGAGATAACACATGTCCTGTTAGCTAGATCAACAGGAAGAATGCACGATTACAGTTAGAGTGACAATCATGATTACTTCACTAGATTGTAAGCCATGATTATTAGGCTCGATGGTCTGAGAGAATTATGTTACTGCACTTCTGGCATCTTACATCAACATCTGGACTATTTGTAACAGCAGCGGATGTtctaaattaaatgtaatatttcaatGCCGCCGATCAATACGGATAATCGGATATCGAGGCAGCTGTGCGGTACTATTCTGAGCAACACCCTGGCTTTGCAGTGCGCTGACACTGTGCTTCTAACCGTAGCTTTGAGCTGTCAAACAGTTGAATTGTGTAAGCGAGTGCCTTTTTGTTCGGTTTGAAACAAAGCCACGTTGGCCCACACTTCCTGCTCTTGTGCAAAGTCATTTCACAGCCAACCACAAGGTTCCTCACTCTTTTATTCATTGGAATGCAGAGCACACATagtccatccacacacacacacacacacactccctatcTCACTAATAAGCAATTACGGCAAACGCATCCACCTGCACAACGCGCAGGCCCCGCCGCCGCAAATCAGCACAACTCTGACTGAGGAGCAACCTTAATTAACCCATTTGTGGGTTTGTTTGATTTGTGGCAGCTCCGGTCCCTGTTATGAGTCGATGTGTACATATCAGCATGCagctgaagagaggagagcgagtTATGACGGGAACTGATAAAAGAGCAGTAAATATCAGCTGACACCAGATAAATCAGACACCCACTCCAACCTCCTCATCACTGCTGGGCCTTGGCTTCACTGGTGTGCGGTTGCCAGGGAACACAGACTGAGAGACTCCCACTAGCCGGTGCTCGTTTTTAAGAGTACATATGGTATTGGCAGTGGGTTTGGAGGCGTGAGCAATGAGCTAATACTTAGGATTATGTCATTACTTCAAAACTACTTGTGCATAGTTGATTTTTAAGACTTTACTCATCACTTTTTAACGCTATATCACCTTTTAACATCATATGAGATCATATGAGATGAAAACAAGaagttcctattggctgttccaaagtctagattaaaaacaagaggttcctattggctgttccaaagtctagattaataACAAGAGGtttctattggctgttccaaagtctagattaataacaagaggttcctattggctgttccaaagtctaatAACAAGAGgtccctattggctgttccaaagtctaataacaagaggttcctattggctgttccaaagtctagattaaaaacaagaggttcttattggctgttccaaagtctagattaataacaagaggttcctattggctgttccaaagtctaatAACAAGAGgtccctattggctgttccaaagtctaataacaagaggttcctattggctgttccaaagtctagattaataacaagaggttcctattggctgttccaaagtctagattaataACAAGAGGTtcttattggctgttccaaagtctaatAACAAGAGgtccctattggctgttccaaagtctaatAACAAGAGgtccctattggctgttccaaagtctaataacaagaggttcctattggctgttccaaagtctagattaaaaacaagaggttcttattggctgttccaaagtctagattaaaaacaagctATTTAAGTAATAATTATgactattattatattattggtATTATTAATGAATTGCATGCACTCACAAAATTTAATTACATTACAGAAATTTGCATTGTGCAGCTGTCAGTTTTAGGgcgttttcacacctagttCATTAAGAGCAGCTATTTCAATCCTACAGTGATCTTGCGTAACTACAGGAAGCGCTGGACATTATGGGTTAAATATGAGAGTCTAATATCACAGAAAGCTCATTATTCTCAGTTGTTTAGGAAATTCCTGTTCTACAAACTGGATTATCAAAGCGAGAAATTAAGTGAAAAGATACTGTTATTTATTCAGAATCTCATTCCATAAGTAGTGGGGTAATTCTTTGTTATACATGAGGACCACCACCATTCCCACAAAGTGTCTGACAGCTAATGCGATGACAGACGCAGGTAATGCTGATGGTCCATGTTGGTTTCCCGCACCAAATTCCAGAACAATGAAGGAAGTGATTGCTCCCATGTGGCTTTTGTTGATAAATTAAGGTTTGCTTGAAATTTTGCCATGTGTAACGATCATAATGCATGAATGCAGCAACACCTCGTCCCCTGATTCGGACCAAAGCCAATAGACTCTGGGTTTAAAAATGCCCTTTGTGGCCTCATAGGCTAAGTTCACAATGCAACTGAAAGtctcccaattctgatttttttccctcatgtgACACAGATGTGATGTTTTCTACTCAGTGTAATAAtgaagttgcatttttttttattctgatctGGATGTGGTACAAACTCGAATCCCGGAGCATGCAACATTCATGTGACTTGTATCTGAACACTCAAACcggaatttgtcagcgttgccatgacaataaataaacctcattcacctgagacatcTGTCATAATTTTGGCACCAATGACAGCTTGGCTTAACCAGCAtgagttagcatggaggacgacgagacacaacaatggaaagaaagttAAATATTCCAACTTGATTGATACTTGGGGAGATGCTTGAGTTCAGTCAAATCTCAAAGGCTCAACCCAAAACGGtctgtcttttgttattgttacctGCACATGCATGTCTTCTTAACATCAGTTAATACTGGTATCAGGGTTACATCcaagaatagatatgaacagtcatgcCATAAAGTCAGATATGAGCATCAATTCggaattgagcatgaaggcccgcagtgtgaatgcagccaCAGAAACTGACCTGGGTGCCGATGAGCAGGTAGGGCACGCTGGGTGCGTACTCCTGCAACTCGGGGACCCACTCCTCCCGCACATTCTGGAAACTGGCCGGATTGACCACCGAGAAGCAGATGAGGAAGACGTCGGTCATCGGGTAGGACAGCGGCCTCAGGCGGTCATAGtcctcctgcaggaggaggggaagggagcgGTTAAGGTTGGTATTTGGGGTCAGAGGGGGataggggtcaggggtcaggatGGCAGAGGGGGGGGAGCAAACAAACTCGATCACCTCCGTTTTGTCACAACCGTGGAATTATTATTCATGAATTATTAAAGCGTATGAAAAGTGAGCTCCATACGCAGACACCCTTTTAGTCTTGGCTGGAgccgggagaggagagagagagagagagagagagagagagagagagagagagagagagagagagagagagagagaagtgggagagaggagcgcTAACTTTATACTGTGCTTATCGGCTGCGTTCCTTCACGCACACAGCCGAGCCACTCAGCTGTTTTATGCGAATGATGAGCGGTTTTATGACAGGCAATTGGAATTGAGTTATTAAAATGAAAGAATGTGCAAAAGATGACCTTCACGTGAAAGTCTTCATtggtcatctctttctctcactctctctctctttttgacaGGGAAAATTAAGCATTACTTCACATTTGCAGTCCTTTAAAGGCATCGCCACAAGATATTCAGAACCAGACGCGCTGCCATCTCCGATATTCGGGCGGTGTAAATGGCTAATTCACATACACAAGACTGTCCCCTTGTGCACGAGATCAAGCGCTCCCTTGTCCGCGCCGAAGATAAACCCTTTTGACAGACTGTCCGACTCGAACacacatgaatattcatgagccGTCGCACTTTCGGTGACAGACAGTTCTCTGAGCGATGTCAGGACGGCTGTCTGCGGGCCGGCCTGAAGACAGTGGGAATCGATGGATCTCCAGGCCGTTAGATATGATTCAACCTGACCAACTCGGGCCGAGTGAATCAATCCCACTCTCTTGTCCGGGGCATTTATTGTCAGCAATCCCCGGAAATCAAAGCAAATTAGATACAATGGCCCCACTGTGCCAGAGATTCTTGCAATGCCTCGGACAACCAACCGCTGGcatgtctctcattctcttgcCTTGGCCCAGTCCCATTCTGAACCAGAGACACAGCACAGTCTGCTATAGAAGGACCTCAAGAGACAACTCATTCTCATGCAAATGCATTAAAGGGAAATAGTTATGCAAATTAGGCGAATGGCTTCAGATTCGTCCAACAGCGGTAGATCAGCCACGCAAATGTGTCATATTTTGTTGCCTGTGTAATGACTTTCAGatatattgactttatattAAATTGGAGTAGATGAGGGAAATAGCAGACCAATCTTC
This genomic window contains:
- the LOC139931338 gene encoding rho-related GTP-binding protein RhoQ — protein: MANGTGTIMLKCVVVGDGAVGKTCLLMSYANDAFPEEYVPTVFDHYAVSVNVGGKQYLLGLYDTAGQEDYDRLRPLSYPMTDVFLICFSVVNPASFQNVREEWVPELQEYAPSVPYLLIGTQIDLRDDPKTIAKLNDMKEKPIATEQGQKLAKEIGACCYVECSALTQKGLKTVFDEAIIAILAPKRKKGALKRRLGPRCINCCLIT